From the genome of Drosophila melanogaster chromosome 2L, one region includes:
- the CG10376 gene encoding uncharacterized protein, whose amino-acid sequence MSSDAIPASECAHLMEFKRFLVSTAEKAAAVSEEVVSRSCVTRTANETYKVSGEERHAELVSAIWKQLETRGCPAQFRIKLLHRSTQQLEQDLCFAKECEVTVEGPPQYDLLKLQKFVASEFEKYILKLTDNSEVDRLKDFADEAAPENCECHQQKEPLHTSAAVKNKPRKMEDRCVCLDRFGEMYELLDKTTRFFGVFDGHSGSLSATYATSQLPQLLADQLKANPDPAAFSPDFYRNAFESAFLLADERFTQKKITSGTTSVCALITKDQLYIAWVGDSKALLVGKRTQLQLVKPHKPENPDERKRIETAGGTVLHAQGQWRVNGILNVARSIGDYSLEAVIAEPDFVDVQLNEAHDFLVLGTDGLWDHVPESLIIETVYDSLADTTMKLDDIPKLLIEAAKERDSQDNITAVVVLLKPRHQIEHL is encoded by the coding sequence ATGTCGTCAGATGCGATTCCCGCATCGGAATGTGCGCACCTGATGGAATTCAAGCGATTTCTGGTCAGCACGGCGGAGAAGGCAGCAGCCGTAAGCGAGGAGGTGGTCAGCCGGAGTTGTGTAACTCGTACGGCCAATGAGACATACAAAGTGTCCGGCGAGGAGCGTCATGCCGAATTGGTCTCAGCTATTTGGAAACAACTGGAGACTCGAGGATGTCCGGCGCAGTTCCGGATTAAGCTACTCCATCGAAGCACacagcagctggagcaggaTCTGTGCTTTGCCAAGGAGTGTGAAGTCACCGTGGAGGGTCCGCCGCAGTACGATCTTCTCAAGCTGCAGAAGTTCGTGGCCAGTGAGTTTGAGAAGTACATCCTAAAACTCACCGACAACTCGGAGGTGGATCGCCTCAAGGACTTCGCTGATGAGGCGGCGCCGGAAAACTGCGAGTGCCACCAGCAGAAAGAACCCCTGCACACATCTGCCGCTGTAAAGAACAAACCCCGCAAAATGGAGGATCGCTGTGTTTGCCTGGATCGATTTGGTGAAATGTACGAGCTGCTGGACAAGACCACCCGTTTTTTTGGCGTCTTTGATGGTCACTCTGGCTCTTTATCCGCCACCTATGCAACCAGCCAACTCCCACAACTGCTAGCCGATCAGCTTAAAGCAAATCCAGATCCTGCTGCATTCTCCCCAGACTTTTATCGCAATGCCTTCGAGTCGGCATTTTTGCTGGCCGACGAGCGTTTCACCCAGAAGAAGATCACCAGCGGCACAACCAGCGTGTGTGCCTTGATCACAAAGGATCAGCTTTATATCGCTTGGGTGGGCGATTCCAAGGCCCTTCTCGTGGGCAAGCGGACTCAACTGCAGCTGGTGAAACCGCACAAGCCAGAGAATCCGGATGAGCGCAAGAGAATAGAAACAGCTGGTGGAACAGTGCTCCACGCCCAGGGGCAGTGGCGTGTAAATGGCATTCTTAACGTGGCCCGCTCCATTGGCGACTACAGCCTTGAGGCAGTGATCGCAGAGCCGGACTTCGTGGATGTGCAGTTAAATGAGGCTCACGACTTTCTCGTACTAGGCACCGATGGCCTGTGGGATCATGTGCCCGAGTCGCTCATAATCGAAACCGTTTACGATTCCCTAGCGGATACCACAATGAAGTTGGACGACATTCCCAAACTGCTGATAGAGGCTGCCAAGGAGCGGGATTCCCAGGATAACATAACAGCGGTGGTGGTTTTGCTCAAACCGCGACATCAGATCGAACATCTTTAA
- the CG10343 gene encoding uncharacterized protein: MSTPLEQQTEEREALQSIYEGDTNFKEIDSVTFQYKYGEEDNYKSFLVELKWGENYPDEAPAINMNAFYNRNLLPAVKEGIQTALSTEADQWLGCGMTYTLFECLKDNLEQLTAEQPESAPTVALVDDGVGALKISDPNADAESKKKEPKKEHLTKAQKRRQWERTDHKGDRERGWDWVDLVKHLSQTGGKNDDSLTAAEIAASNAPALHPLNN; this comes from the exons ATGAGCACGCCACTGGAACAGCAGACGGAAGAACGGGAGGCGTTGCAGTCAATATACGAGGGCGACACGAACTTCAAGGAAATAGATAGCGTCACATTTCAGTACAAA tATGGCGAAGAGGATAACTACAAGTCGTTCTTGGTCGAGCTCAAGTGGGGCGAAAATTACCCCGATGAGGCGCCAGCGATCAACATGAACGCGTTTTACAATAGGAATCT ACTGCCAGCTGTCAAGGAAGGGATCCAAACGGCTCTGAGTACGGAAGCGGACCAATGGCTGGGCTGTGGCATGACCTATACCCTGTTCGAATGCCTTAAGGACAACCTGGAGCAATTGACCGCAGAGCAACCCGAATCTGCACCCACGGTGGCGTTAGTGGATGATGGCGTGGGTGCTCTAAAGATCTCCGATCCCAATGCCGATGCGGAGTCCAAGAAAAAGGAGCCCAAGAAGGAGCACCTGACTAAGGCGCAAAAGCGCCGGCAGTGGGAGAGAACCGATCACAAAGGAGACCGGGAACGTGGCTGGGATTGGGTGGACCTCGTCAAGCATTTATCGCAGACGGGTGGGAAAAACGATGATTCTCTCACTGCCGCCGAAATTGCAGCGTCCAACGCTCCAGCTCTCCACCCCCTGAACAACTAA
- the Jwa gene encoding Jwa → MTTPSTSVGDAAAALSGNLQLPPLRTLDDFILGSARFQLPNLKDFEKWGNRVVKNLLYYQTNYFLLFITIYVLMIFFNPSKIITGLLVQALIIGVIWQFFSGKSKKNFIASRLTGGNANAAEQNAQQKWYILAGALLGGYLLLHLLSAVLLTIFTVLLPISLTFIHASLRLRNIKNKLTNSIESFAPSTPMGSLLDALNVRAEGVFN, encoded by the coding sequence ATGACAACGCCCTCCACTTCCGTGGGCGATGCAGCCGCCGCCTTGTCCGGCAATCTTCAGTTGCCGCCTCTGCGAACCCTCGATGACTTCATCCTGGGATCGGCCCGATTCCAACTGCCCAATCTCAAGGATTTTGAGAAGTGGGGCAATCGGGTGGTGAAGAACCTGCTCTATTACCAAACAAACTACTTTTTGCTCTTCATTACCATCTACGTTTTGATGATTTTCTTCAATCCTTCAAAGATTATTACTGGTCTGCTGGTGCAGGCTTTGATCATAGGCGTTATCTGGCAGTTCTTCAGCGGAAAGTCGAAGAAGAACTTCATCGCCAGTCGTCTGACTGGTGGAAATGCCAATGCAGCAGAGCAGAATGCCCAACAGAAATGGTACATACTGGCTGGAGCTCTGCTCGGAGGTTATCTTCTTCTGCATCTGCTGAGCGCAGTGCTTTTGACGATTTTCACCGTGTTGCTACCTATTTCGCTGACCTTCATCCACGCCTCCTTGCGACTGCGAAACATCAAGAACAAGCTGACCAACAGCATCGAGAGCTTTGCTCCCTCCACGCCCATGGGCTCCTTGCTGGATGCCTTAAATGTCCGGGCCGAAGGCGTCTTTAATTAG
- the Faf2 gene encoding Fas-associated factor 2, isoform A: MEADGLTNEQTEKVLQFQDLTGIEDMNVCRDVLIRHQWDLEVAFQEQLNIREGRPTMFAASTDVRAPAVLNDRFLQQVFSANMPGGRTVSRVPSGPVPRSFTGIIGYVINFVFQYFYSTLTSIVSAFVNLGGGNEARLVTDPLGDVMKFIREYYERYPEHPVFYQGTYAQALNDAKQELRFLIVYLHKDPAKNPDVESFCRNTLSARSVIDYINTHTLLWGCDVATPEGYRVMQSITVRSYPTMVMISLRANRMMIVGRFEGDCTPEELLRRLQSVTNANEVWLSQARADRLERNFTQTLRRQQDEAYEQSLLADEEKERQRQRERDAVRQAEEAVEQARRDVELRKEEIARQKIELATLVPSEPAADAVGAIAVVFKLPSGTRLERRFNQTDSVLDVYHYLFCHPDSPDEFEITTNFPKRVLFSKANLDAAGETGTAKETLTKTLQAVGLKNREVLFVNDLEA; encoded by the exons ATGGAAGCTGATGGACTGACCAACGAACAGACGGAGAAGGTCCTCCAGTTCCAGGATCTCACCGGCATCGAGGATATGAACGTCTGCCGCGACGTCCTAATCAGACACCAATGGGATCTCGAG GTGGCCTTCCAGGAGCAGCTAAATATCCGCGAGGGGCGTCCGACCATGTTCGCCGCCTCTACAGATGTCCGAGCGCCCGCTGTCCTTAACGATCGCTTCCTGCAGCAGGTGTTTTCCGCCAACATGCCTGGCGGAAGGACGGTTAGCCGGGTGCCCAGTGGCCCCGTTCCCCGCAGCTTCACCGGCATCATTGGATATGTGATTAACTTCGTGTTTCAGTACTTCTACTCCACGCTGACGAGCATCGTCAGTGCGTTTGTGAACCTGGGCGGAGGAAACGAAGCCCGCTTGGTGACAGATCCACTGGGGGATGTGATGAAGTTTATTAGGGAATACTACGAAAGGTATCCCGAGCACCCGGTCTTCTATCAGGGCACATATGCCCAGGCCCTTAACGATGCTAAGCAGGAGCTGCGTTTTCTAATCGTTTACCTGCACAAGGATCCCGCCAAGAACCCAGATGTGGAATCCTTCTGCCGCAACACACTGTCGGCGAGATCGGTCATTGACTACATTAACACACACACCCTGTTATGGGGATGCGACGTAGCCACGCCGGAGGGCTACCGGGTGATGCAGTCGATAACGGTGCGCAGCTACCCAACGATGGTGATGATCAGCCTTCGAGCAAATCGCATGATGATCGTCGGACGTTTCGAGGGGGATTGCACGCCCGAAGAGCTGCTCCGTCGCCTCCAGTCGGTGACGAACGCCAACGAGGTGTGGCTGAGTCAAGCGCGTGCAGATCGCTTAGAGCGGAATTTTACACAGACTTTAAGAAGACAGCAGGACGAGGCATACGAGCAGAGTTTGCTTGCGGACGAGGAGAAGGAGCGTCAGCGGCAAAGGGAGCGGGATGCCGTCCGGCAGGCGGAGGAGGCTGTGGAACAAGCTCGACGCGATGTCGAGCTTCGCAAGGAGGAGATTGCCCGGCAAAAGATCGAGCTGGCCACATTGGTGCCATCCGAGCCGGCAGCGGATGCTGTCGGCGCCATTGCAGTTGTATTCAAGCTGCCCAGTGGAACACGCCTAGAGCGCCGATTTAACCAGACGGATTCGGTGCTT GACGTTTATCACTATCTCTTCTGCCATCCCGATTCGCCGGATGAGTTCGAGATCACAACGAATTTCCCGAAGCGCGTGCTCTTCTCGAAAGCGAACTTGGATGCCGCTGGGGAAACAGGCACAGCCAAGGAGACGCTGACCAAAACCCTTCAGGCCGTAGGACTCAAGAACCGCGAGGTGCTGTTCGTTAACGATCTGGAAGCGTAA
- the Grip71 gene encoding Grip71: MHVISTSKKTVLSDFADLETKSEYVHQNAEPTDFQFNGQRRVFVEVDKMAGLAVMRIKEKDGKTPEIQRVRKLTIDNAFCVACAKQSLEEIAVGQSGCVKLYNFRTAQLIHRFPADPQRSTVLYMDYNNTDEYIAAVRDGGDISILGTKTKQKTNTFTIDGDSTLVRFHPSKRFHLSIASYKGAVTVYDVQGMRKIFHASEAHSAPCRDISMCTSQPALLVSVGYDCKINIFDIRRNRAQASTDRLTYSHPLSTVALSECGTYLCAGNLKGELIAYDMRSTKAPLAVRSVHDAAVTRVAFVPVPSGDNQQNGSLNSSENATGLATEAPRVERAPSDELRKSIAANLLSTQNQLTSLGYGVSTPTIVRRDSFCEFLDAQGPRAVDRMSTRLGASYRDSFDWETLNRKPQPYETANRQSLCPPVASGPSSVDNSVNSSTTESLQQTLSGPLKDRSNISGDGKLMKIAETDELCEEQSANISVASSTGGGSDKENPPPVDAEMKRRLRLLSASRNSTPHHANITPQSSNPLLKPQQLLAKSSSGLSAQMDADWRKEFSELRDFVDQRCEKVERELEYVTFSNQRLLANKMTNYMDQQVENTREIRDALALLLQGDSFMREFSRLQNENEMLKAKLKFYQEQEQTESCGE, encoded by the exons atgcatGTTATTTCCACGTCTAAAAAAACCGTGCTCTCCGACTTCGCGGATCTGGAGACAAAGTCTGAGTATGTGCACCAGAACGCAGAGCCCACGGACTTTCAGTTCAACGGCCAACGCCGGGTCTTCGTGGAGGTGGATAAAATGGCGGGCTTGGCCGTGATGCGAATAAAGGAGAAGGATGGCAAGA CGCCCGAGATTCAACGAGTCCGTAAGCTCACCATCGACAATGCCTTCTGTGTGGCGTGCGCCAAGCAATCCCTGGAAGAGATCGCTGTGGGTCAGAGCGGTTGTGTTAAGCTATACAACTTTCGGACGGCACAGCTCATCCATCGTTTTCCGGCGGACCCGCAAAGGAGTACTGTCCTCTACATGGACTACAACAACACGGACGAGTATATAGCCGCCGTGCGCGATGGCGGGGACATCAGTATCTTGGGTACCAAGACCAAACAGAAGACCAACACCTTCACCATAGATGGCGA CTCTACTCTTGTGCGCTTTCATCCGAGCAAACGCTTTCATCTGTCGATCGCTTCCTATAAAGGAGCCGTGACTGTCTATGATGTGCAGGGAATGCGAAAGATTTTTCATGCCAGCGAAGCCCACAGTGCTCCCTGCCGGGACATCAGTATGTGCACATCCCAACCGGCACTGCTGGTCAGCGTGGGCTACGATTGCAAGATAAATATCTTCGACATTCGACGAAATCGTGCTCAGGCCTCTACGGATCGCTTGACCTACTCGCATCCACTATCGACGGTGGCGCTGAGTGAATGTGGCACTTATCTTTGTGCTGGAAACCTTAAGGGCGAATTAATAGCCTATGATATGAGGAGTACAAAGGCTCCGTTGGCCGTGAGGAGTGTACATGATGCGGCTGTAACACGTGTAGCCTTTGTGCCCGTGCCAAGTGGGGATAACCAGCAGAACGGTAGCCTCAACAGCTCCGAAAATGCAACTGGTTTGGCGACCGAAGCTCCTCGTGTAGAGCGTGCGCCCAGCGATGAGTTGCGTAAATCGATTGCCGCTAATTTGTTGAGCACCCAAAACCAGCTGACCAGTCTTGGTTACGGGGTGTCAACACCTACCATAGTTCGCCGGGATTCCTTTTGCGAGTTCCTGGATGCCCAAGGTCCAAGAGCTGTGGATCGCATGTCGACCCGCTTGGGCGCCTCTTACAGAGATAGTTTTGACTGGGAGACGCTCAACCGAAAACCGCAACCTTATGAAACTGCCAATCGTCAAAGTCTTTGTCCTCCAGTGGCGTCTGGCCCAAGCTCGGTGGATAACTCCGTCAACAGCTCCACCACGGAGTCACTGCAAC AGACCTTAAGCGGCCCACTGAAGGATCGGAGCAACATTTCCGGAGACGGAAAGCTGATGAAGATTGCCGAGACGGACGAGCTCTGCGAGGAGCAGTCTGCCAACATTTCCGTGGCCAGCAGCACAGGAGGCGGCAGCGACAAAGAGAATCCCCCGCCGGTTGACGCAGAAATGAAACGCCGTCTGCGCTTGCTTTCGGCCAGTCGAAACAGTACCCCGCACCATGCTAACATCACACCACAATCCTCAAATCCTCTCTTGAAGCCTCAGCAGTTGCTGGCCAAATCGTCAAGCGGACTTTCCGCCCAAATGGATGCAGATTGGCGCAAGGAATTCAGCGAGCTAAGAGATTTTGTAGACCAGCGCTGCGAGAAGGTGGAGCGCGAATTGGAGTACGTTACCTTCTCTAATCAGCGGCTATTGGCTAATAAGATGACCAACTACATGGACCAGCAGGTGGAAAACACAAGGGAGATCCGGGACGCCCTGGCTTTACTACTTCAAGGAGATAGCTTCATGCGCGAGTTCTCGCGCCtacaaaatgaaaacgaaatgttAAAGGCCAAATTGAAGTTTtaccaggagcaggagcaaacTGAATCATGCGGAGAGTAA